In the genome of Impatiens glandulifera chromosome 6, dImpGla2.1, whole genome shotgun sequence, the window attactaaaaaattaaaatcagcccaatcaaaaataaaaattctgaaTTCACCCTTACAAACCACCTATATTAGAAccttttatctttaaattaaaaatgataaattaataatttttattcacaatATTTCAGATTatgatgtaaataaaaaaaattaatagaattgTTGACACTAATATCACTCTCCCAAAACATATCTTTGGGAGATATCTTTGAATTAGAAACTAATGTGTGACACAGATGCAATATATTTTCCATAAGtcatttttcatcaaacaacttCGATGTTAGCCGAATAAACTAATTGATATACAACATATAAAAGATTAACcgttattatattatgataattcGTTGTCGTATTGTCATATGTTGAAATCAATGAGTCACTTATATGAATTACGActaatattcattatataagACTAATATTCATTATATGAGCAAATGTAATAAAATTGTCGAAATTTTTATGATCGTAACCATGTCCattgttatagaaaaaataatgataaaagtAGAGACAAAAAGGAAAGGAAATGGACAGATCAATTGTTGATGACGGAGGTTCCAAAGATGGAATCGAAATATCCATAGATCTTATCCATCTAAGCTGAATTCTAAGTTCAATTCACTCTCATTTGATCTCTTCTTCAAGCTCTAGATCACAAACAAGATGTCTACTTCATTGCATGCTCCATCCACCGCTCTTTCCTCATCTCTCAAGGTATAATAACATTCTCTCATATCAATTCCTTACTACCTGTATCTAATCTACTTCCATTCATCAGGAAAAGACGAGATTCAGGTCACCGATTCACTGTTCAAGATCCACATTCACTTTCACCACTCCCAAACCCTACTCTCTCCCTCGCACCACCGCCATTCGTCTCTCCATTCCTCCGTCGTCCTCATCTTCTCTCGCcgcaggttcttcttcttcttatgtTGTTTCTTACATTCCGATCTCAATACATACATAATTCGTTATCGTACAGGCACTGTTACTACTGAACTCGATTCCGTTTCAACCTACAGCGAGATCGTACCTGATACAGTCGTTTTCGATGATTTCGAAAGGTTTCCTCCAACCGCCGCTACTGTTAGCTCTTCTCTTCTCCTCGGCATATGCAGTCTCCCTGATACAACATTCAAggtaattttatcatttttcgaATGTATATCATCATTATTTCTTCATTCCTGTTGGTTATGTAGAGTGCAGTTGATACCGCATTAGCAGATCCAGCTTGTAGACTTGATGATCCAGGTTCTCGCATGTCCTGTTTCATCAATAAGGTAAATCGTTATCATTAACAGTTTAAGAATGATGATAAAGAAGAGAAATTCTGATTTAGTTTAGTTATTTGAGATTAGGCATTGGTGAATGTTGGTGCTGATTTAACTAAGTTAGTTCCTGGTCGAGTCTCTACTGAAGTTGATGCTCGACTTGCGTATGATACAAATGGTATTGTTAGCAAGGTAACTCTTCGTAAACGATTGTTGTTCTtgttatttatatgtatttgtAAAAAGTAAAACCCTAACTGCCTCGGGTCCTCGACTAGGTACACGAGCTGCTGAAATTATATGATGAAATTGAAGTTTCTCATGATCGTTTATTGTTTAAAATACCTTCAACTTGGCAAGTGAGTGTTTTTGTTTATGCTTCTATTCACGAGAACATTTAGCTTATTTCTTGAATTACTGATCAATGTTAGGGAATTGAGGCGTCGAGATTGTTGGAATCTGAAGGGATACAAACGCATTTGACTTTTGTTTACAGGTAAGAATCTGTTATTGTTTTGGATTAAGTGTTGTTATCTTGTAACTGCAATAATACTGTTTGGTTATATGGTTCAGCTTTTGTCAAGCTGCTGCAGCAGCTCAAGCGGGTACTTCTGTTATTCAGATATTTGTTGGTCGCCTTCGGGTATTGTTTTGTATCTAATGATGATGATTTGTTACCGATACGAGTGTTTAGTTACATGTATAATGGTGGTGACAGGATTGGGCGCGGAACCATTCAGGTGATGCTGAAATTGAACTTGCAATAAGAAGAGGAGAGGATCCTGGCCTAGCTTTGGTTAGTTAGTTTAATTTATCTTCACTATATATGTAACATTCTGATTCAAATATAATGTTGGAAAGGTTACAAAAGCGTATAACTACATACACAAGAATGGGTACAAATCGAAACTAATGGCTGCAGCTGTACGAAACAAGCAGGATGTTTTCAACCTATTAGGGTGCGTTTCACTTGACCTTCAACTGTTTGCTACTAATTATAAGAGAGtatcataattcataattaacGACAATTGAACCTTAATTTGTTGATCAGGGTTGATTATATCATCAGTCCTTTGAAGGTACTGCAATCTCTAAAGGAGTCTGTCACTCTCCCCGATGAGAAATACTCTCTGCCTCGAAGGCTATCACCACAGTCAGCTTCCGCCTACAGTTTCAGCGATGAAGaggttttattaatttactctGTTTAATCTTGTTAGTCCAGATTTGTATTGATCGATTGAATTGTGCAGTTGGTGAAGTGGGATCAATATAGCTTTGCCTCGGCTATGGGACCTGCGTCTGTTGAACTACTAGCAACTGGACTGGAAGGTTATATTGATCAAGCTAAACGTGTCGAGGACCTTTTTGGGAAAATTTGGCCGCCTCCTAATGTCTGATTGATCGGTTAGTTGTGTTTTGATTTCCGTAAAAACTCTATACCACGTGCATAGTAATTATCTTCATGaaataaaatcgtaaaaatGCACAAACTGGTTATCCTTTCCTTTTGATCTTGCTTCAATAAAAGGATTATTGCAAATGGGGAAAATGAATGATGAAAAATAGTGTTTGtgtttagtttattatttcattGAATTAGTGATTAAATAACTTTTTGGAATATCTGAATTAGGAGTAAAATGGgacaaataaaaatcaattaagggttagaaataaaaatcaatttgaaactTTTCCGAATAACAAACCAAATTGATCTGCCCTAtgaatataaacataattaaatatataaaattagtaatatgatCTGCCCTAtgaatataaacataattaaatatataaaattagtaatatatttatttatttctcatattttataagtattttaagattatctttttataataatataaaattttaatatattttaatatatattatattaaaaaattcgtttatagaattttattatatatttatattttagcaATACAATATAAACGATCCATCTCTACTCTGtgtttcttaatatatatatatatatattatattccttgttttaattgaaatatatgttttataattttatatttggtatataaatatataagaatgtAATACtaggataataaaataattaatatttggatttt includes:
- the LOC124941514 gene encoding transaldolase; translated protein: MSTSLHAPSTALSSSLKEKTRFRSPIHCSRSTFTFTTPKPYSLPRTTAIRLSIPPSSSSSLAAGTVTTELDSVSTYSEIVPDTVVFDDFERFPPTAATVSSSLLLGICSLPDTTFKSAVDTALADPACRLDDPGSRMSCFINKALVNVGADLTKLVPGRVSTEVDARLAYDTNGIVSKVHELLKLYDEIEVSHDRLLFKIPSTWQGIEASRLLESEGIQTHLTFVYSFCQAAAAAQAGTSVIQIFVGRLRDWARNHSGDAEIELAIRRGEDPGLALVTKAYNYIHKNGYKSKLMAAAVRNKQDVFNLLGVDYIISPLKVLQSLKESVTLPDEKYSLPRRLSPQSASAYSFSDEELVKWDQYSFASAMGPASVELLATGLEGYIDQAKRVEDLFGKIWPPPNV